The proteins below are encoded in one region of Anguilla anguilla isolate fAngAng1 chromosome 3, fAngAng1.pri, whole genome shotgun sequence:
- the dcaf17 gene encoding DDB1- and CUL4-associated factor 17 isoform X1 has product MECSSSVSFVQPPQKSVDLVRPHAKSRPTRKNVSMSIISRRYGIFSKDAGTLLRKNMKILRQIVLQDTTNFTKVWAMHSKSPIAYESGRIYFENYRCCYSSCPSKPQFLYELPKRTKAEKLEDALLCQCPLSEALSKPSDQNPCLLALAADNWLYRFSIKTGEQLQKVYLSPHHKFRYLGWDVSQETFYIKSVQNKQTPLVRQAGVDQSTLLYLAVFKVVPLELVGVLEISRRVFGCSVVDVILSQGVLAVSYSSKVVKLYSFENIVQKYTTKKLVLGERCEWNGVWATIGEPPFGIPVNISISDDIPVLFEMSCFNNGIQIGGHPWHYIFTPNNKRHQGTHHICSLQDGSLAKNGIQDMNCCSLESDWIYFHPDDSGRIIHVGPSTINVLKILKTQECCSQSEVVPEFSITAHRVNNQTASKDSVTSSGRVVKRRYHQLDDDPGQETFRMVEYEDELDLLAVVEVMNTEEEGKAHVCLHDNQTGMFKKKVPLVESWDVTYSHKLFFDLETIIHIEQKKHNQFCCHVYKITCRRPD; this is encoded by the exons ATGGAGTGTAGTTCATCAGTGAGCTTTGTACAGCCACCGCAAAAATCAGTTGACCTTGTGCGCCCTCATGCTAAGTCACGAccaacaagaaaaaatgtcagTATGTCAATAATCTCTAGACGATATGGTATTTTCTCCAAAGATGCTGGAACATTGctcagaaaaaatatgaaaattcttCGACAAATTGTTCTTCAG GACACCACGAATTTCACAAAGGTCTGGGCAATGCATTCAAAGTCCCCAATCGCATATGAAAGTGGAAGAATTTACTTTGAAAACTACCGGTGTTGCTACAGTAG TTGTCCTTCTAAGCCACAATTCCTTTATGAATTACCAAAACGCACCAAGGCGGAAAAGTTAGAAGATGCATTATTGTGTCAATGTCCGCTT AGTGAAGCGCTATCTAAACCCTCTGACCAAAACCCCTGTCTGCTTGCACTGGCTGCCGATAACTGGTTATATCGCTTCTCAATAAAGACGGGAGAGCAATTGCAGAAAGTCTATCTCTCTCCACATCATAAATTCAG gtaCCTTGGTTGGGATGTCTCTCAGGAAACATTCTACATCAAATCTGTCCAGAATAAACAGACACCCCTGGTAAGACAG GCAGGTGTTGATCAGAGCACTCTTCTGTACCTGGCAGTGTTTAAGGTTGTACCATTGGAGCTTGTGGGTGTTTTGGAGATCAGCAGAAGG GTGTTTGGGTGCTCTGTTGTGGATGTGATTCTGTCACAAGGGGTCTTGGCAGTTTCTTACAGTTCTAAGGTGGTGAAGCTGTACagttttgaaaacattgtacaAAAG TACACGACAAAGAAGCTTGTGCTTGGAGAGCGGTGCGAATGGAATGGAGTTTGGGCGACCATAGGGGAACCTCCGTTTGGCATTCCGGTTAACATCTCCATCAGTG ATGATATTCCTGTGTTGTTTGAGATGTCATGTTTCAATAATGGGATCCAGATCGGGGGCCACCCCTGGCACTACATCTTCACACCCAACAACAAACGGCACCAAGGAACACATCACATTTGTTCCCTGCAGGATGGTTCCCTG GCTAAAAACGGAATACAAGATatgaactgctgctcactggaatCGGACTGGATCTACTTCCACCCGGATGATTCTGGAAGAATTATTCATGTTGGTCCAAGCACAATAAA tgtgctgAAGATACTAAAAACACAGGAGTGCTGTTCACAGTCAGAGGTTGTTCCGGAATTTTCTATCACAGCTCATCGAGTCAACAAT CAGACTGCATCCAAGGACAGTGTCACTTCTTCTGGCCGAGTCGTAAAGAGGAGGTATCATCAACTGGATGACGACCCAGGGCAAGAG ACGTTCAGGATGGTGGAATATGAAGATGAGCTTGACCTACTTGCAGTTGTGGAAGTGATGAATACGGAGGAGGAAGGGAAGGCCCATGTTTGTCTCCATGACAACCAGACTGGGATGTTTAAGAAGAAAGTCCCTCTAGTGGAATCCTGGGATGTG acGTACAGTCACAAGTTATTCTTTGACCTGGAAACAATTATTCACATTGAACAGAAAAAGCATAACCAGTTCTGCTGTCATGTATACAAAATCACCTGCAGACGACCAGACTGA
- the dcaf17 gene encoding DDB1- and CUL4-associated factor 17 isoform X2, with the protein MECSSSVSFVQPPQKSVDLVRPHAKSRPTRKNVSMSIISRRYGIFSKDAGTLLRKNMKILRQIVLQDTTNFTKVWAMHSKSPIAYESGRIYFENYRCCYSSCPSKPQFLYELPKRTKAEKLEDALLCQCPLSEALSKPSDQNPCLLALAADNWLYRFSIKTGEQLQKVYLSPHHKFRYLGWDVSQETFYIKSVQNKQTPLVRQAGVDQSTLLYLAVFKVVPLELVGVLEISRRVFGCSVVDVILSQGVLAVSYSSKVVKLYSFENIVQKYTTKKLVLGERCEWNGVWATIGEPPFGIPVNISISDDIPVLFEMSCFNNGIQIGGHPWHYIFTPNNKRHQGTHHICSLQDGSLAKNGIQDMNCCSLESDWIYFHPDDSGRIIHVGPSTINVLKILKTQECCSQSEVVPEFSITAHRVNNTASKDSVTSSGRVVKRRYHQLDDDPGQETFRMVEYEDELDLLAVVEVMNTEEEGKAHVCLHDNQTGMFKKKVPLVESWDVTYSHKLFFDLETIIHIEQKKHNQFCCHVYKITCRRPD; encoded by the exons ATGGAGTGTAGTTCATCAGTGAGCTTTGTACAGCCACCGCAAAAATCAGTTGACCTTGTGCGCCCTCATGCTAAGTCACGAccaacaagaaaaaatgtcagTATGTCAATAATCTCTAGACGATATGGTATTTTCTCCAAAGATGCTGGAACATTGctcagaaaaaatatgaaaattcttCGACAAATTGTTCTTCAG GACACCACGAATTTCACAAAGGTCTGGGCAATGCATTCAAAGTCCCCAATCGCATATGAAAGTGGAAGAATTTACTTTGAAAACTACCGGTGTTGCTACAGTAG TTGTCCTTCTAAGCCACAATTCCTTTATGAATTACCAAAACGCACCAAGGCGGAAAAGTTAGAAGATGCATTATTGTGTCAATGTCCGCTT AGTGAAGCGCTATCTAAACCCTCTGACCAAAACCCCTGTCTGCTTGCACTGGCTGCCGATAACTGGTTATATCGCTTCTCAATAAAGACGGGAGAGCAATTGCAGAAAGTCTATCTCTCTCCACATCATAAATTCAG gtaCCTTGGTTGGGATGTCTCTCAGGAAACATTCTACATCAAATCTGTCCAGAATAAACAGACACCCCTGGTAAGACAG GCAGGTGTTGATCAGAGCACTCTTCTGTACCTGGCAGTGTTTAAGGTTGTACCATTGGAGCTTGTGGGTGTTTTGGAGATCAGCAGAAGG GTGTTTGGGTGCTCTGTTGTGGATGTGATTCTGTCACAAGGGGTCTTGGCAGTTTCTTACAGTTCTAAGGTGGTGAAGCTGTACagttttgaaaacattgtacaAAAG TACACGACAAAGAAGCTTGTGCTTGGAGAGCGGTGCGAATGGAATGGAGTTTGGGCGACCATAGGGGAACCTCCGTTTGGCATTCCGGTTAACATCTCCATCAGTG ATGATATTCCTGTGTTGTTTGAGATGTCATGTTTCAATAATGGGATCCAGATCGGGGGCCACCCCTGGCACTACATCTTCACACCCAACAACAAACGGCACCAAGGAACACATCACATTTGTTCCCTGCAGGATGGTTCCCTG GCTAAAAACGGAATACAAGATatgaactgctgctcactggaatCGGACTGGATCTACTTCCACCCGGATGATTCTGGAAGAATTATTCATGTTGGTCCAAGCACAATAAA tgtgctgAAGATACTAAAAACACAGGAGTGCTGTTCACAGTCAGAGGTTGTTCCGGAATTTTCTATCACAGCTCATCGAGTCAACAAT ACTGCATCCAAGGACAGTGTCACTTCTTCTGGCCGAGTCGTAAAGAGGAGGTATCATCAACTGGATGACGACCCAGGGCAAGAG ACGTTCAGGATGGTGGAATATGAAGATGAGCTTGACCTACTTGCAGTTGTGGAAGTGATGAATACGGAGGAGGAAGGGAAGGCCCATGTTTGTCTCCATGACAACCAGACTGGGATGTTTAAGAAGAAAGTCCCTCTAGTGGAATCCTGGGATGTG acGTACAGTCACAAGTTATTCTTTGACCTGGAAACAATTATTCACATTGAACAGAAAAAGCATAACCAGTTCTGCTGTCATGTATACAAAATCACCTGCAGACGACCAGACTGA
- the dcaf17 gene encoding DDB1- and CUL4-associated factor 17 isoform X3: MECSSSVSFVQPPQKSVDLVRPHAKSRPTRKNVSMSIISRRYGIFSKDAGTLLRKNMKILRQIVLQSEALSKPSDQNPCLLALAADNWLYRFSIKTGEQLQKVYLSPHHKFRYLGWDVSQETFYIKSVQNKQTPLVRQAGVDQSTLLYLAVFKVVPLELVGVLEISRRVFGCSVVDVILSQGVLAVSYSSKVVKLYSFENIVQKYTTKKLVLGERCEWNGVWATIGEPPFGIPVNISISDDIPVLFEMSCFNNGIQIGGHPWHYIFTPNNKRHQGTHHICSLQDGSLAKNGIQDMNCCSLESDWIYFHPDDSGRIIHVGPSTINVLKILKTQECCSQSEVVPEFSITAHRVNNQTASKDSVTSSGRVVKRRYHQLDDDPGQETFRMVEYEDELDLLAVVEVMNTEEEGKAHVCLHDNQTGMFKKKVPLVESWDVTYSHKLFFDLETIIHIEQKKHNQFCCHVYKITCRRPD; this comes from the exons ATGGAGTGTAGTTCATCAGTGAGCTTTGTACAGCCACCGCAAAAATCAGTTGACCTTGTGCGCCCTCATGCTAAGTCACGAccaacaagaaaaaatgtcagTATGTCAATAATCTCTAGACGATATGGTATTTTCTCCAAAGATGCTGGAACATTGctcagaaaaaatatgaaaattcttCGACAAATTGTTCTTCAG AGTGAAGCGCTATCTAAACCCTCTGACCAAAACCCCTGTCTGCTTGCACTGGCTGCCGATAACTGGTTATATCGCTTCTCAATAAAGACGGGAGAGCAATTGCAGAAAGTCTATCTCTCTCCACATCATAAATTCAG gtaCCTTGGTTGGGATGTCTCTCAGGAAACATTCTACATCAAATCTGTCCAGAATAAACAGACACCCCTGGTAAGACAG GCAGGTGTTGATCAGAGCACTCTTCTGTACCTGGCAGTGTTTAAGGTTGTACCATTGGAGCTTGTGGGTGTTTTGGAGATCAGCAGAAGG GTGTTTGGGTGCTCTGTTGTGGATGTGATTCTGTCACAAGGGGTCTTGGCAGTTTCTTACAGTTCTAAGGTGGTGAAGCTGTACagttttgaaaacattgtacaAAAG TACACGACAAAGAAGCTTGTGCTTGGAGAGCGGTGCGAATGGAATGGAGTTTGGGCGACCATAGGGGAACCTCCGTTTGGCATTCCGGTTAACATCTCCATCAGTG ATGATATTCCTGTGTTGTTTGAGATGTCATGTTTCAATAATGGGATCCAGATCGGGGGCCACCCCTGGCACTACATCTTCACACCCAACAACAAACGGCACCAAGGAACACATCACATTTGTTCCCTGCAGGATGGTTCCCTG GCTAAAAACGGAATACAAGATatgaactgctgctcactggaatCGGACTGGATCTACTTCCACCCGGATGATTCTGGAAGAATTATTCATGTTGGTCCAAGCACAATAAA tgtgctgAAGATACTAAAAACACAGGAGTGCTGTTCACAGTCAGAGGTTGTTCCGGAATTTTCTATCACAGCTCATCGAGTCAACAAT CAGACTGCATCCAAGGACAGTGTCACTTCTTCTGGCCGAGTCGTAAAGAGGAGGTATCATCAACTGGATGACGACCCAGGGCAAGAG ACGTTCAGGATGGTGGAATATGAAGATGAGCTTGACCTACTTGCAGTTGTGGAAGTGATGAATACGGAGGAGGAAGGGAAGGCCCATGTTTGTCTCCATGACAACCAGACTGGGATGTTTAAGAAGAAAGTCCCTCTAGTGGAATCCTGGGATGTG acGTACAGTCACAAGTTATTCTTTGACCTGGAAACAATTATTCACATTGAACAGAAAAAGCATAACCAGTTCTGCTGTCATGTATACAAAATCACCTGCAGACGACCAGACTGA